The following coding sequences lie in one Lolium perenne isolate Kyuss_39 chromosome 2, Kyuss_2.0, whole genome shotgun sequence genomic window:
- the LOC127332020 gene encoding RNA-binding protein CP29B, chloroplastic-like, protein MAATLFSTALSHHFIPLAAAKPAASSASFACGPLRAVSALLAPRRRLLLPVAVAVTSEFETEDAAEEEGEGGGDSEAEYSEDLKVFVGNLPFTVDSAQLAGLFEQAGSVEMVEVVYDRMTGRSRGFGFVTMSSAEEVSAAVEQFNGYTFQGRPLRVNSGPPPPRDEFAPRTPRAMGGGGGGGSFDSGNKLYVGNLSWGVDNSTLENLFSEQGTVLDAKVIYDRDSGRSRGFGFVTYGSTDEVNNAISNLDGVDLDGRQIRVTVAESKPREPRRY, encoded by the exons ATGGCGGCCACCCTCTTCTCCACCGCGCTCTCGCACCACTTCatccccctcgccgccgccaaGCCCGCCGCCTCCAGCGCCTCGTTCGCCTGCGGGCCGCTGCGCGCGGTGTCGGCGCTGCTGGCGCCGCGCAGGCGGCTCCTGCTGCCCGTGGCCGTCGCGGTGACGTCCGAGTTCGAGACGGAGGACGCGGCCGAGGAGGAGGGCGAGGGCGGTGGAGACTCGGAGGCTGAGTACTCCGAGGACCTCAAGGTCTTCGTCGGCAACCTGCCCTTCACCGTCGACAGCGCGCAGCTCGCCGGCCTCTTCGAGCAGGCCGGCTCCGTCGAGATGGTCGAG GTTGTCTACGACAGAATGACCGGACGTAGCCGTGGGTTTGGATTCGTCACAATGTCTTCAGCTGAGGAGGTTTCGGCGGCTGTTGAGCAATTCAATGGCTAT ACATTCCAAGGAAGACCTCTGAGGGTTAACTCTGGACCACCGCCACCCAGAGATGAATTCGCGCCCAGGACTCCAAGGGCCatgggtggtggcggcggcggtggcagctTTGATTCAGGCAACAAACTCTACGTGGGGAACCTGTCTTGGGGCGTCGACAACTCAACCCTCGAGAACCTGTTCAGCGAACAAGGAACCGTGCTTGATGCTAAGGTCATCTATGACCGGGACAGCGGCAGGTCGAGGGGTTTCGGTTTCGTCACCTATGGCTCTACCGATGAGGTCAACAACGCCATCTCAAACCTTGACGGCGTG GACCTGGACGGCAGGCAGATCCGAGTGACAGTTGCGGAGTCCAAGCCGAGGGAGCCAAGGAGGTATTGA